A portion of the Helicobacteraceae bacterium genome contains these proteins:
- a CDS encoding M23 family metallopeptidase, with the protein MRHYNPKKAQRTKIAIAGALAALIALFIAFSPIFERDAPEIKPPATLYWNPNAPLKLRFSDNRALKSYSVKLTFEGEEVILSEGAANDATSLEIEAEYPPDKPLPKDRAKLTAWVIDASLWNFFSGNETRIEVELTIDREAPVVNIVTNSYSIASGGSALVIFEAHDSNIDEVKIVTKSGRSFVVAPYYKPRYYAALIARDINERDFAAYAVATDLAGNQNRVRVPLYLKEVRYKESSIELSKNFLEGKTDDLNFRYNPRANDANLTALDRFIFVNEILRENSLKTIEQYTSPGKLPPIDSFEIGAFAPLPRSKLVAGFGERRVYTLDKKKVSDSYHLGIDLASVKEAAVFASNDGAVVFAADNGVYGNMPIVHHGLGLFTLYGHGVKLYTAQGESANRGKQIAITGVTGFAFGDHTHFEVRVQGVAVTPIEWMDSSWIRANIVKTQEDAKKIIDGRS; encoded by the coding sequence ATGAGACATTACAACCCTAAAAAAGCCCAACGAACAAAGATCGCTATCGCGGGCGCTTTGGCGGCTCTGATCGCGTTGTTTATCGCGTTTTCGCCGATATTTGAACGCGACGCGCCCGAAATTAAACCGCCCGCGACGCTCTATTGGAATCCAAACGCGCCGCTGAAACTCCGCTTTTCCGACAACCGCGCGCTTAAAAGCTATAGCGTAAAGCTGACGTTCGAGGGCGAAGAGGTTATCCTATCCGAAGGCGCGGCAAACGACGCGACGTCGCTGGAGATCGAGGCGGAATATCCGCCCGATAAGCCGTTGCCAAAAGATCGCGCTAAGCTAACCGCTTGGGTTATAGACGCCAGTTTGTGGAATTTTTTTAGCGGCAACGAAACGCGAATCGAGGTCGAGCTGACTATAGATCGCGAAGCGCCTGTGGTAAATATCGTAACCAACTCTTACTCTATCGCCTCCGGAGGCAGCGCTCTCGTGATTTTTGAAGCGCATGATAGTAATATCGACGAGGTTAAGATCGTAACGAAAAGCGGGCGCTCTTTCGTCGTCGCGCCATACTACAAACCGCGATATTACGCCGCGCTGATCGCCCGCGATATAAACGAGCGCGACTTCGCCGCCTACGCCGTCGCGACCGATCTAGCTGGCAACCAAAACCGCGTTCGCGTTCCTCTATATCTAAAAGAGGTGCGCTACAAAGAGTCCTCCATAGAGTTAAGCAAAAACTTTTTGGAGGGCAAAACGGACGATCTTAACTTCCGCTACAACCCGCGCGCTAACGACGCGAATCTAACGGCGCTTGATCGCTTTATTTTTGTCAATGAAATTTTAAGAGAAAATAGTCTTAAAACAATCGAGCAATACACAAGTCCGGGCAAGCTGCCGCCGATAGATAGTTTCGAAATAGGCGCGTTCGCCCCTCTGCCGCGCTCGAAACTGGTCGCGGGTTTTGGCGAGCGGCGCGTATATACGCTGGATAAAAAAAAGGTTAGCGACTCATACCATCTTGGTATCGATCTAGCCAGCGTAAAAGAGGCGGCGGTATTCGCCTCAAACGACGGGGCAGTGGTGTTCGCGGCGGATAACGGCGTATATGGAAATATGCCGATCGTTCATCACGGACTTGGGCTATTCACGCTTTATGGACACGGCGTAAAGCTCTATACGGCGCAAGGGGAGAGCGCAAACAGAGGCAAGCAGATAGCGATTACGGGCGTTACGGGATTTGCCTTCGGCGATCACACCCACTTTGAAGTCCGCGTGCAAGGCGTAGCCGTAACGCCGATCGAGTGGATGGACTCCTCGTGGATTCGCGCCAATATCGTAAAGACGCAAGAGGACGCGAAAAAAATTATCGACGGGCGCTCTTAA
- the nspC gene encoding carboxynorspermidine decarboxylase yields the protein MSAAPAYILEERKLLKNLEILDRVQKESGAKILVALKGYALWDSFKLVGKYLAGAAASGLYEAKLAREEMNKETHTFCPAITDDTIGEIAALSDHLIFNSFNQLAAFEAKAKAANPKLQIGIRVNPKYSEVTPDIYNPCVAGSRLGVTPEKFDENYLDKLDGIHFHTHCEQNSDALERTLVHFEKHFGKYLDRAKWVNMGGGHHITRADYDVEKLIDLIKAFGDRYNVQVYLEPSEAVGWQCGYLLANVIDIVENDMQIAILDVSAAAHMPDCLEAPYRPDVRGAGKPNEKKYAYRLGGSTCLAGDVMGDYSFDRELKIGDQLIFEDMIHYTMVKNNMFNGAPLPSIVKIDLNGETRVVKRFGYLDYKNRLS from the coding sequence ATGAGCGCCGCTCCAGCATATATTTTAGAGGAGCGCAAGCTCTTAAAAAACCTTGAGATTTTAGATCGCGTCCAAAAGGAGAGCGGCGCGAAAATATTGGTAGCGCTAAAAGGTTACGCGCTGTGGGATAGCTTTAAGCTGGTCGGAAAATATCTAGCGGGCGCGGCGGCTAGCGGGCTTTACGAGGCGAAGCTCGCTAGAGAGGAGATGAATAAAGAGACGCATACTTTTTGCCCCGCCATCACAGACGATACAATCGGAGAGATTGCCGCGCTAAGCGATCATCTGATCTTTAATTCGTTTAATCAACTCGCCGCGTTCGAGGCGAAAGCTAAAGCCGCAAATCCAAAGCTACAGATCGGCATTCGCGTAAATCCAAAATACAGCGAGGTAACACCCGATATATATAATCCGTGCGTCGCAGGATCGCGTTTAGGCGTTACGCCAGAAAAGTTTGATGAAAACTATTTAGATAAACTCGACGGCATACACTTTCACACCCATTGCGAACAGAACAGCGACGCTTTGGAAAGAACGCTGGTTCATTTCGAGAAGCATTTTGGCAAATACCTAGATCGCGCGAAGTGGGTAAATATGGGCGGCGGACATCATATTACCAGAGCCGATTACGACGTTGAAAAATTGATAGATTTAATAAAAGCGTTTGGCGATCGCTATAATGTTCAAGTATATTTAGAGCCAAGCGAGGCGGTAGGCTGGCAATGCGGCTATTTGTTGGCTAACGTAATAGATATAGTTGAAAACGATATGCAAATCGCGATCTTAGACGTTTCGGCGGCGGCGCATATGCCCGACTGCTTAGAGGCGCCGTATCGCCCCGACGTTCGCGGCGCGGGGAAGCCAAACGAGAAAAAATACGCCTATAGGCTTGGCGGCTCTACCTGTCTCGCGGGCGACGTTATGGGCGATTACAGCTTTGATCGCGAGCTAAAAATCGGCGATCAGCTTATTTTTGAGGATATGATCCACTATACTATGGTGAAAAATAATATGTTCAACGGCGCGCCGCTTCCCTCTATCGTCAAGATCGATCTTAACGGCGAAACGCGCGTCGTTAAGCGATTTGGCTATTTGGATTACAAAAATAGACTTTCGTAA
- a CDS encoding flavin reductase, with amino-acid sequence MRQKTAIKPSSAWREADIKEFDVGAIEKISKDWALIAAANADNYNAMTASWGLIGYLWQKPVAVCFVRPQRFTRSFIDNSAYFTLSFFAKDTKARVHKVFGSESGRDIDKAAKANIQPIVFGEGAIGFEEASETIACKKIYFDDFDPKNFLDRSIDELYDSDYHRFYIGEIVKFYKKK; translated from the coding sequence ATGAGACAAAAAACGGCGATCAAACCGTCAAGCGCTTGGCGTGAAGCGGATATTAAAGAGTTTGACGTCGGCGCGATAGAGAAAATATCAAAAGATTGGGCGCTGATCGCCGCCGCAAACGCGGATAACTACAACGCTATGACCGCCTCTTGGGGGCTTATAGGTTATCTGTGGCAAAAACCCGTCGCCGTCTGCTTTGTTCGCCCTCAACGATTTACGCGCTCGTTTATAGATAATAGCGCCTATTTTACCCTGTCGTTTTTCGCCAAAGATACAAAAGCGAGAGTGCATAAAGTTTTTGGTTCCGAGTCTGGCAGAGATATAGACAAAGCCGCGAAAGCGAATATACAGCCGATCGTTTTCGGCGAGGGCGCGATCGGTTTTGAGGAGGCGAGCGAAACGATCGCGTGCAAAAAAATCTACTTCGACGATTTCGATCCAAAAAACTTTTTAGATCGCTCGATCGACGAACTATACGATAGCGATTACCACCGCTTTTATATCGGCGAGATCGTTAAGTTTTACAAGAAAAAATGA
- a CDS encoding saccharopine dehydrogenase family protein, translated as MSKTLIIGAGGVGRAVAHKCAINAATFGEITLASRTKSKCDAIAGEIEQKWGVAIKTAAIDADDKAALIALIRSSGAKIVLNIALPYQDLTIMDACVEAKVDYLDTANYESPDLAKFEYKEQWARNDSFKNAGVTALLGSGFDPGVTNVFSAYALKHYFDEIYYLDILDCNAGDHGYPFATNFNPEINLREVSAKGRFWENGEWIETDPLSVKIAWDYPQVGKKDSYLLYHEELESLVKNIRGLKRARFFMTFGQSYLTHMRCLENVGMLGIKPIEHKGAQIVPIEFLKTLLPDPATLGARTKGKTNIGCVFEGVKEGKKRKIYIYNVCDHEECYREVFTQAVSYTTGVPAMIGAKLILEGKWKKAGVWNMENFDPDLFMDELNKQGLPWNIVEMEA; from the coding sequence ATGAGCAAAACCCTGATAATCGGCGCGGGCGGCGTGGGGCGCGCGGTCGCTCACAAATGCGCGATAAACGCCGCGACGTTTGGCGAAATCACGCTTGCCAGCAGGACAAAATCCAAATGCGACGCGATCGCGGGCGAGATAGAGCAAAAATGGGGCGTTGCGATCAAAACCGCCGCGATCGACGCGGACGACAAGGCGGCTCTGATCGCGCTGATACGATCAAGCGGGGCGAAGATCGTATTAAATATCGCGCTACCCTATCAGGATTTGACGATTATGGACGCTTGCGTCGAGGCGAAGGTCGATTATCTGGACACCGCCAACTACGAAAGCCCCGATCTGGCGAAATTCGAGTATAAGGAGCAGTGGGCGCGAAACGATTCGTTCAAAAACGCGGGCGTTACCGCGTTGCTGGGGAGCGGGTTTGATCCTGGCGTTACCAACGTCTTTTCGGCGTATGCGCTGAAACATTATTTTGACGAAATTTACTATCTCGATATTCTCGATTGCAACGCGGGCGATCACGGCTATCCTTTCGCCACCAATTTCAACCCCGAAATCAATCTGCGCGAGGTGAGCGCAAAAGGACGCTTCTGGGAAAACGGCGAATGGATTGAGACCGATCCGCTTAGCGTTAAGATCGCGTGGGATTATCCGCAAGTCGGCAAAAAGGATAGTTACCTGCTCTATCACGAGGAGCTTGAAAGTCTGGTTAAAAATATCAGGGGGCTAAAACGCGCGCGATTTTTTATGACCTTTGGGCAGAGTTATTTAACTCATATGAGATGTTTGGAGAACGTAGGAATGCTGGGAATTAAACCTATCGAGCATAAAGGCGCGCAAATCGTTCCGATCGAGTTTTTGAAAACGCTGCTGCCCGATCCCGCGACGCTTGGCGCGCGCACTAAAGGCAAAACCAATATCGGCTGCGTTTTCGAGGGCGTTAAAGAGGGCAAAAAGCGTAAAATCTACATATATAACGTCTGCGATCACGAAGAGTGTTACCGCGAGGTTTTTACGCAAGCGGTAAGTTATACGACGGGCGTTCCAGCTATGATCGGCGCGAAATTGATACTAGAGGGCAAATGGAAAAAAGCGGGCGTATGGAATATGGAGAATTTCGACCCCGATTTGTTTATGGACGAGTTGAATAAACAAGGGCTTCCTTGGAATATCGTAGAGATGGAGGCGTAA
- a CDS encoding TraB/GumN family protein, translated as MRLIRVLSIFATAFLLFAPFAIAKTSVETTARYPFYLAERGGAKIYILGSMHLGKPKAALSGEIIDAFNRSSKLVMELSVKDMRRADEVVKKYICLDDCLRGQISKKAFETLERDYSELSGYIAKFPAWLAATMLSTMDYMREGFFPYCGVESLLLNERGKIPVIGLETAEEQFDALAALSIKSQKESLEDYLNLSAIERAKTINDTYQAYLIGDADALFKWYMTYDEQERFSLSATEEFNKKLIFDRNKRLTERLLKQVDYEKPIFVTIGALHLGGDKGVLELLRKEGYRIKRL; from the coding sequence ATGAGGCTTATTAGAGTTTTATCGATTTTTGCGACGGCGTTTTTATTGTTTGCTCCGTTCGCGATCGCCAAAACAAGCGTCGAAACGACGGCGCGTTATCCGTTCTACTTAGCTGAAAGGGGGGGCGCTAAGATATACATTCTAGGCTCCATGCACTTAGGCAAGCCGAAAGCGGCGCTAAGCGGCGAGATTATCGACGCGTTTAATAGATCGTCCAAGCTGGTGATGGAACTCTCTGTCAAGGATATGAGACGAGCGGACGAGGTTGTGAAAAAGTATATCTGTTTGGACGATTGTTTGCGCGGGCAAATATCCAAAAAAGCCTTCGAAACGCTTGAGCGGGACTATTCGGAACTATCCGGCTACATAGCGAAATTCCCCGCGTGGCTTGCCGCCACAATGCTTTCGACTATGGACTATATGCGCGAAGGCTTCTTCCCATACTGCGGGGTGGAATCTCTGCTGCTTAACGAGCGCGGCAAAATTCCCGTAATAGGTCTTGAAACCGCCGAAGAGCAGTTTGACGCTTTGGCGGCGCTTTCGATCAAGTCGCAAAAAGAGAGCCTAGAGGACTACCTGAACCTATCGGCGATCGAGCGGGCGAAGACCATCAACGATACGTATCAAGCCTATCTGATTGGCGACGCGGACGCTCTGTTCAAGTGGTATATGACCTACGACGAGCAAGAGCGTTTTTCGTTGTCGGCGACGGAGGAGTTTAATAAAAAACTTATATTCGATCGCAACAAACGGCTGACCGAACGTCTTTTGAAACAGGTCGATTACGAAAAACCGATCTTCGTTACGATCGGCGCGCTACATCTTGGCGGCGATAAAGGCGTTTTGGAGCTGCTACGCAAAGAGGGGTATAGAATCAAACGCCTATAG